Below is a window of Colias croceus chromosome 15, ilColCroc2.1 DNA.
gaaatctagtagtgcataattattaggtactattttATACTTTCCTAAAAAACTTCTACTCTAACAGGATTTCAAGATATTCTATAAACAAAGTGGTCCCGCCATTCTGAAGTATAATGTACTTTAAGGGCCGTCGAGTTGGGCAACCAAAATTTTTTTGGAGAAAGGTCTATGCCTAAGTAACTGACATGTAAAATCTTAACCTGCGGAGACTTATAGTtttttggaaattaataattaaagtttcataatttttcatgCAATTTCGAGCAACCATCTtgacatttgttttttttttgttgcgtTTCGTTTTTGCAAGTACAACTCTTATAcccatgattttttttatttaattaatttacatgttattgaatgtttttagccaaaataacaatgtttttataacaattttatagttatttttatagctcacttgcttcagtttttaaaatcgattaacttttacttttagtattcaaataggtagcgaggagcgaagcgacgagcgtgttaggttaactcttgaagcgactttagggcgatttccactcaaaaaaaaaacaacgtaGGTTAAAACGTACTTAGGTAGGTAAAACTACGTACGTAGGTAACGAAacgcaacaaaaaaaaaacaaatgtcaAGATGGTTGCTcgaaattgtatgaaaaattatgaaactttaataattaatttctaaaaaactataaatctcCGCAGGTTAAGATATTACGGGTCAGTTACTTCGGCATAGACCTTTCTCCAAAAAAATTTTGGTTGTCCAACTCGACGGCCCttaaagtacatttttaacattttccgattttcaaaaattcgtaaCTCAAAAATTTACGACTCTCAACTCCACGACCTATAAAGTACAATTTTAcctttttaaactattaaaatagtaaattcagtataaaaaagtaaaataaagtttttaatagcacctgaaaaaattacaatgttaataaaattgcatttCCTTCAGGCGCTTTTCTCTTAAAATTTCGTTCACCTATCATCACTGATTTcatttcacaaaaataaatctatgttgttttattattgtaagtaaTATAAGCATGATACACTTTTTTGGAATCCTTATTATGATACCTTTAATTTGATACCCgtattgcagaaaaatattttttttttgtattttagtcTAGCACcccatatttttcttttttattgtcACCTATCTAAAAAACCTTGGCCTAATACGACGAATCTAACGATACCCTAAATAAAGAAATCCATCCAGTGGTTCGGAAGATATCAGAGTATAAAGAATATTAGATACATACAAAGATAGGcgcgaaaaacataacccttcTTTTTAGTCGGGTAATAAAAATGCCCGAGCTGCTGCGGAACGCGACGCGAGCGGATAGTTGCGATAGCGCGGATCACGCTCGCGCTCTGCGCACGTAAAAATGAAGCGGGGGTGCTTGGCTAGCGCGGGGAGAACGTCCAAATCCTCAAAATCGTTTCACTGTTACAACAACCTTAacgaatataatttttaaagaaaacttTGATCTGGTTGTGCTTGACTTTATAATTGCATAAATTTCCAagtgatattttatatgactATATACTAGTACTACTTGTGAAGGAGTTTTTTTGTCATCCAAATGCATTTAGGCGCTCTTAAATTGAGTAGTAGGTACTAGagaagtatttaattaaatatgattacAAGACATATTATATccgtatatatataatttttcctCCTTTATACTTTTACTTATTTCACAGTGATTGCTTTTCGATCCATATAAACAGATTCATTTTTGTTCTAGTCATCCGCAAACCGCACCGTGACGTGCCGTGACTAGGATAAAACtttcataatatgtaggtataacgAGGTAGCAcatcaagaaataaaatataatgcctCCTTatatccaaaataaaaaaatgtcttagTGATacttaagaaataaaataatatatgaaggtctataaaaaaaaatatgcgtgtgtgttatttataaagtCAAAAGCAAACGGCATCCTTGAAAGGACAGATTGCTgataatctttaaaaaaaccaTAAGTGCGGATGTACTAGATTcccttattataataaaattcataataatattgctatatatatattcccaactaaataaaaaaaagacataGTAACAAAATAGtaggttatattataagaaccaatacaattacttttatacagagCTTAAAGAGTGATTTTGAAAAACGATGATATTAAtagcataattataatatttagtgcATAAATTTGTACAGAGTAAGCACCGTTGCATAAATCGGAGTGGCATATTGTACAAGATTTGTATCGAATGCCGTATTCAGCTAAGTTGTTGTTCAAGCAGGCGTCACCGCAGTCGCGAATAATGAAAGATATACCTGCAATTATATACTTTGtcaataagaaataaatgttttctaCATTTGAAAGtgccaaattattatttgaattacctCTATGTCTGTAGAGTTTCGTTAAACACGCGTTATGGTCCTGTCGGCAGTATTTTGTTGGTGTTCTTCTATCTGGAGACCAGCACGAAGGGCTAACTGTGCTACTACAAGCATAACAAACTCGGGGGTGATCGATTAGCATCAAATTCGACCTGACCATGTCTGAAATACCAAAACCTTTAGTTGGATCACTTGTGATATTTCTTAACTCCTCAGATGAAAAATTGCGATTTAAATAGCTGAATAAATCTATGTCCATATCATCAATGTCTTGCTTTAATGCATTGTTTTTGTACTCACTTGCTATATCATTAGAAACTGTTGTTGTTTCACGAGCGGCATTCAATGGGGATATTTCCTTGTTCACGTTGCCCAATGGTGGGTTGGagttgtaattgtaatttaaattatttagattaCTCGgattatttaagttatttatattatttggatGGTTTGGATTATTTAGATTATTTGGATTATTAAGATTAGCTTTCGTAACCTTACGACTTAAATCCGCATTCGTAACAGGTGATTGCATATTAGATCGTGGTTGTGGGTTTTCAAACGGATTGTAGTAGTTTCGCGGAATTTGCGCCTGGTTTGAATCGTAAGGATAAACTCTTCtagtgttatttttattattagttatcgTACTATTATTGTCCTCATTATCATCATTGTCATCATCTGTATATCTGAACATGCTTGCAGCTTCATTTTTAATCAACAGAGATTCAAATTCAAACTCTTTGTGAGTTTTGTCAACTACGTAATCGTTCGAATGGGAATCTGTATTATTGTTAACAGTTTTGACGGGTTCATCCTCATCAAGTCGCAAGGGATGGTCTTCAAAGTCTTTCAACATTTCAgctaaaattttcatttctacATCCGCAATATCAATATCCTTGCCagttttttcattaattgatTGATCTTTATGGAACTCATTATATTTCGGGGCCGTTTgagtaatatttttcatattttcttcTATTTCTCCACATTTGACGAGCCTTTGTGCTTCTTCATTGAAACGACCTTTTAACGTATGGACAGTTTGTTTAGATCCTTGATTAAGATTTTGAATTTCCTCGTCATTGTACATCGTTGAATATGTTTCGCTTTTAATGTGTTGAAGATGACCTATAATcgataaattgtattatataaatatttacaaactcATGTTTTTCTTCTTAACGAACTTgtacttacaaaataaaaataaaatcacaaatactGGAAATCTTTTCGTAGACATTTTTAAAGCTTTGTACTCAGGTGACTCGAGTCAAGTTGGTATTGTGAGTGtaataaatgattaatttcataaaaaggAAAGTGTGTTTATCTGCAAAATGCTGTAAATCGATATCGCTGTATTGTGATTTGGCATACTGGAATGgtatttcaaaaaaacaatagccGTCGCGCATAAGAGGACATAATGTtctgatttaatattttattgcagtAGGTAGAGACTTGAAATTGGTCCGTGttattacctacatagtatatctaatatttattttttgttatttagacTAGCACACTTTCGTGAATTTCAAAGGGTGTACAATTGAACATCTCTACTGTCTATCTCATTTCGAAGATTTTTGTGAAACAAATGACATACTTGTAGctgtttaaattgttaattatttttacatagcTCTTTACTATAATGATGCTTTGTCATTTTGATTGCAAATTCGGCCGTAAATGAGAGTCAGCCACATCACTCAACGTTATAACTCAACTAATTGGAATCACGTTCCACTTTCAGCTTGAACAAATTGTCAGCCTAACGAACGTTTAAATTTGTCAATTTTGCATTTGAGcagatataatttttgtataattaatttgttttctaGATTTCTCAATATCAAAAGTGTCTGAAGgtcgtttttatttaatttaaagggAGGGCGGCATAAATGTAGCTGTCGAGAGAACGTTTTACGACACTTAGGAGCTAATGAGCtgtaaactttttaaatgGGTCTCTTATAAAAGGAGACTTTCGTCTCGAAAGATACAAATTTAAGTGTCATTttgtagttattatttttttatttggttgaCAGAataacgtttaaaataaataaataaaaattaaaatcctgGCTAGCCTGGTGCTGTTTGCTTACTTCTAACTTAAAATTACTCTATTTTCAAGGAAAAATATCAATTGAAATCGAATTGTAGCTTTAATTGTATGTAATCGATTTATTTTCAAGCCTATTTACGAATAAAGACTGGAtcatgtacctaataaaatcCCTTTCCTTATCCTGCAAAACTTTACGACGGATTCAAAGATCTTGAATTTTCTTTTACTCGCTACAAGGTTTTCAAAACGGAAATGAAGACACTTATCCTTTACTTTGTGGCAGTAAGGTACCTATACTTTTTACTATGATGACATAGTAACAAAAAATAGGAAAGATATTCCATAATGTCCCGTTTTATTGTGAGTAGTAGTAACAGTAGGTTCTAACAGTTACATACATTTAAG
It encodes the following:
- the LOC123697939 gene encoding putative uncharacterized protein DDB_G0282133, which translates into the protein MSTKRFPVFVILFLFCHLQHIKSETYSTMYNDEEIQNLNQGSKQTVHTLKGRFNEEAQRLVKCGEIEENMKNITQTAPKYNEFHKDQSINEKTGKDIDIADVEMKILAEMLKDFEDHPLRLDEDEPVKTVNNNTDSHSNDYVVDKTHKEFEFESLLIKNEAASMFRYTDDDNDDNEDNNSTITNNKNNTRRVYPYDSNQAQIPRNYYNPFENPQPRSNMQSPVTNADLSRKVTKANLNNPNNLNNPNHPNNINNLNNPSNLNNLNYNYNSNPPLGNVNKEISPLNAARETTTVSNDIANMVRSNLMLIDHPRVCYACSSTVSPSCWSPDRRTPTKYCRQDHNACLTKLYRHRGISFIIRDCGDACLNNNLAEYGIRYKSCTICHSDLCNGAYSVQIYALNIIIMLLISSFFKITL